The sequence ACCAAAAAGGACAGAAGAGATATTGATGGATATTTGGATGAATCTGAATGATTGGTTTATTTATCTTTGATTCTTAGTATATTTAATTTATGGTGAACCGCATATTGACCCACGAACAAATACAGCATACGGTAAAACGCATTTCTTACCAGATTTATGAGGCCAATGTTGATGAGAAGGAAATTATAATTGCCGGTATAGAAGGTGGAGGGTTAAATCTTGCAAAAAAAATAGCCGCGGTTCTCAAGAAAATCACTGACGCTCAAATTATTTTGTGTAAAATAAATATGGATAAGAAAAATCCGTTGGCTAGTGGTGTCAGTACTTCAATTACAGAAGAAGCATACAA is a genomic window of Flagellimonas sp. CMM7 containing:
- a CDS encoding phosphoribosyltransferase family protein — protein: MVNRILTHEQIQHTVKRISYQIYEANVDEKEIIIAGIEGGGLNLAKKIAAVLKKITDAQIILCKINMDKKNPLASGVSTSITEEAYKNKSIVLVDDVLNSGTTLIYGVHHFLKTPIKQLKTAVLVNRNHKKYPIKADYKGISLSTSLNEHIRVEFQSKNDAVYLE